The following are encoded in a window of Torulaspora globosa chromosome 4, complete sequence genomic DNA:
- the DER1 gene encoding derlin (ancestral locus Anc_8.535): MDAVLLNIIGSVPLVTKIWAIGCISLSLLTTTNVLDPAKTIYSFDLVFKKGHYERIVYSLFDYGQFDWASIFNIFMNINHLTVLENSFALKRRYCWIVTLMLVSIIAISSLEQPIPSLGIILHENLVYYQIRKNGDDLQFRLLGVFEVSPLMVRFYVDVMMLVVFRRSWLQVCMNFIPGHLLYYMDETVHDIYGIDLCKTPYDWWLDSRRQSAR, from the coding sequence ATGGATGCCGTATTGCTGAACATAATTGGCAGTGTTCCGCTGGTGACCAAGATCTGGGCGATCGGATGCATCAGTCTTTCGCTGTTGACGACTACCAACGTTCTCGACCCAGCAAAGACGATCTACAGTTTTGACcttgtcttcaagaagggcCACTATGAGAGGATTGTTTACTCGCTATTCGACTATGGCCAGTTTGACTGGGCTTCgatcttcaacatcttcaTGAACATCAACCATCTGACGGTACTGGAGAACTCGTTTGCGTTGAAAAGGCGCTACTGCTGGATAGTTACTCTGATGCTGGTCAGCATCATCGCGATTAGCAGTCTGGAGCAGCCGATTCCGTCGCTGGGCATCATACTGCATGAGAACCTGGTGTACTATCAGATCCGCAAGAACGGGGACGACTTGCAGTTCAGACTTCTCGGCGTGTTCGAGGTCTCGCCTCTGATGGTCCGATTCTACGTCGATGTGATGATGCTCGTTGTGTTCAGGAGGAGCTGGCTGCAGGTCTGCATGAACTTCATTCCGGGACACTTGTTGTACTATATGGACGAGACGGTGCACGATATATACGGGATCGATCTATGCAAGACACCCTACGACTGGTGGCTGGACAGCAGACGGCAATCTGCTAGGTGA
- a CDS encoding uncharacterized protein (ancestral locus Anc_8.534), producing the protein MELRKRKRVVYKPKARASKPAPVAASRPMAKVCELRALQRPRFCNGREGRDCSRDVSFYRDAKNDLERLVKLQEKLYYDDLKVPKLLGPSEECRMLKLPDDLRIYREISNDLSFLIDEISTERAASYTERLPPPCLVGDDANSIRKIAQMYSIDIRDISDSLQNSGCPSRLEIQSISRKLEKPLLIGRDTFRKWPSKPKKRDGKQAKFSKVPLLT; encoded by the coding sequence ATGGAACTGAGGAAACGCAAGAGAGTTGTCTATAAGCCGAAGGCTAGAGCCAGCAAACCGGCACCCGTGGCAGCGTCGCGGCCCATGGCAAAGGTCTGCGAGTTAAGAGCGTTGCAGAGGCCCCGTTTCTGCAACGGCAGGGAGGGCCGGGACTGCTCGCGAGACGTTTCGTTCTATCGCGATGCCAAAAACGATCTGGAAAGACTAGTTAAACTGCAGGAAAAACTATACTATGATGATTTGAAAGTACCGAAACTGCTGGGTCCCTCTGAAGAGTGTCGAATGCTCAAGTTACCAGATGATCTGCGAATCTACAGGGAAATTTCAAACGATTTGAGCTTCCTCATAGATGAGATCTCGACTGAAAGAGCGGCCTCGTACACAGAACGTCTGCCACCGCCCTGTCTGGTGGGCGATGACGCAAATTCGATCCGCAAAATCGCACAAATGTACAGTATCGACATCAGAGACATCTCCGACAGCCTGCAGAACAGCGGGTGCCCGTCCAGGTTGGAGATCCAGTCGATCAGCCGTAAGCTGGAGAAACCGCTCTTGATAGGGAGAGACACGTTCAGGAAATGGCCGTCCAAGCCCAAGAAAAGGGACGGCAAGCAAGCCAAGTTTTCCAAAGTGCCTCTGCTCACCTAG
- the HTC1 gene encoding Htc1p (ancestral locus Anc_8.533), translating to MDWDQIKQLIASGQLDRLHRDDECARRYREHRRSLGKVDLSTYVLRKLQWSSEEIEFLNSDRYKTREQKIEACFSSRSLYSVTRNDFPYDFEPDVHHLLVWSKIGLPLYGDDSNGAGQDPETRNRIDEFFRFNLEERLQVSKADYCWFVNYSSLQSIRKISHVHLLVKTRDRELVEGGILGEPGLQPLLGIDGTEETQESCL from the coding sequence ATGGATTGGGACCAAATCAAGCAGCTGATCGCCAGCGGGCAGCTGGACCGGTTGCACAGGGACGACGAGTGCGCCCGACGCTATCGGGAGCACAGGAGATCTCTTGGCAAAGTCGATCTCTCTACGTATGTACTGCGGAAGCTGCAGTGGTCGAGCGAAGAGATCGAGTTCTTGAATAGCGACAGATACAAGACAAGAGAGCAGAAGATCGAGGCCTGTTTCTCGAGTAGGAGTCTTTACAGCGTGACCAGGAACGACTTCCCGTACGATTTTGAGCCGGACGTTCATCACCTGCTGGTTTGGTCCAAGATAGGTCTGCCTCTCTATGGAGACGACTCGAACGGGGCGGGACAGGATCCTGAGACTCGCAATCGCATTGACgagttcttcagattcAACCTGGAGGAGCGCTTGCAGGTCTCGAAGGCCGATTACTGTTGGTTTGTTAACTACTCATCGCTACAGAGCATTAGAAAAATTTCACACGTACACTTGCTGGTGAAGACAAGAGACAGAGAGCTCGTCGAAGGCGGGATTTTGGGTGAACCGGGGCTGCAGCCGCTGCTGGGAATTGATGGAACTGAGGAAACGCAAGAGAGTTGTCTATAA
- the MIN7 gene encoding Min7p (ancestral locus Anc_8.532), whose translation MAANTRLSLLYVSYLTLGMTLPFLLPAHMTQKVLNESHSTIYKGRSNPRCIFSRLI comes from the coding sequence ATGGCTGCAAACACAAGACTTTCGCTGCTGTATGTTTCCTATCTGACGCTCGGGATGACGCTGCCCTTCCTGCTGCCAGCTCATATGACGCAAAAGGTGCTGAACGAGTCGCATTCCACCATTTATaaaggaagaagcaacCCAAGATGCATTTTCTCGAGGCTGATCTGA
- the MCM7 gene encoding DNA replication licensing factor MCM7 (ancestral locus Anc_8.531) — protein sequence MSAALPSIQLAVDYGVLSTEIADFLQHYKQESAVREDGDGEAVGEGPKYIGMLQRVANRELDTVFIELDDIFEYQQRKFAEGSAGRSGGADLVAVIEENTSHMVELFCRGIDKLMPLPKKEIDYKDDVLDVILSQRRLRNERMVSERTNEIRNENFVDGSSVPSSNSEALRELVEEEAELFPAKLTRRYHLYFKPLSSRFAHHKKDVLSSSTPLSVRQVKGDYLGRLITVKGIVTRVSDVKPAVLVVAYTCDQCGYEVFQEVHSRTFTPLVDCTSKECSQNQTKGQLFMTTRASKFSAFQDCRIQELSQQVPMGHIPRSLPIHIDGPLVRSVLPGDIVDITGIFLPAPYTGFKALKAGLLTETYLEAQYIHQHKKKFASFDLSYGVQDRIAQLISEGDVYERMAKSIAPEIYGHLDVKKSLLLLLVGGVEKRVGDGMEIRGDINVCLMGDPGVAKSQLLKAIVKISPRGVYTTGKGSSGVGLTAAVMKDPVTDEMILEGGALVLADNGICCIDEFDKMDESDRTVIHEVMEQQTISISKAGINTTLNARTSILAAANPLYGRYNPRLSPLENINLPAALLSRFDVLFLLLDMPNREQDEKLAEHVAYVHMHNKQPDLDFTPIEPARMREYIAMAKTKRPVMSESVNKHLVQAYVRLRQDSKRELDSKFSFGQATPRTLLGIIRLSQALAKLRLADTVEIDDVEEALRLVKVSKESLYRDNRRRNQEEENPTTKIFNIIKKLAQESGNEFRQALPYETIVKTVRSRGFTMVQLNSCIQEYSYLNVWHLINDGTQLKFVDDGSFDEPSPEPPRVAQPASTNNQTEVRAVESDSEMQDA from the coding sequence ATGAGTGCTGCGTTGCCTTCTATCCAGCTGGCGGTGGACTACGGTGTGCTTTCGACGGAGATCGCAGACTTTTTGCAGCATTACAAGCAAGAGAGTGCGGTGCGGGAAGATGGAGATGGCGAGGCCGTTGGGGAGGGACCAAAGTACATTGGAATGTTGCAGAGGGTGGCCAACAGGGAGCTGGATACGGTTTTTATAGAGCTGGACGATATTTTCGAGTACCAGCAGAGGAAGTTTGCCGAGGGGAGTGCAGGGCGCTCTGGCGGGGCAGATCTGGTGGCGGTCATCGAGGAAAACACGAGCCACATGGTCGAGCTGTTCTGTCGGGGCATAGATAAGCTGATGCCGCTGCCTAAGAAGGAGATCGACTACAAGGACGATGTGCTGGACGTGATCTTGAGTCAGAGAAGACTGAGGAACGAGAGAATGGTGTCAGAGAGGACGAACGAGATCAGGAACGAGAACTTTGTCGATGGAAGTTCGGTTCCGTCGTCTAATTCGGAGGCTCTGCGGGAGCTCGTGGAAGAGGAGGCGGAGTTGTTTCCGGCAAAGTTGACCAGAAGGTATCATCTGTACTTCAAGCCGCTGTCGTCGCGGTTCGCGCATCACAAGAAAGATGTATTGTCGAGTTCGACGCCGCTGTCGGTGAGGCAGGTCAAAGGAGACTATTTGGGGCGTCTGATTACGGTGAAAGGGATCGTCACAAGGGTGTCCGATGTGAAGCCGGCGGTGCTGGTTGTCGCATATACGTGCGACCAGTGTGGTTACGAAGTGTTCCAGGAGGTGCATTCTAGGACGTTCACCCCGCTTGTCGACTGTACTTCGAAGGAATGCTCGCAGAATCAAACCAAGGGCCAGCTGTTTATGACCACAAGGGCCTCTAAGTTCAGTGCGTTCCAGGATTGTAGAATTCAGGAGCTTTCACAGCAGGTGCCGATGGGTCACATTCCAAGATCGCTCCCGATTCATATTGACGGTCCGCTCGTAAGATCAGTTTTGCCTGGGGATATCGTGGATATTACTGGGATCTTTCTGCCGGCTCCCTACACAGGTTTCAAGGCGCTGAAGGCAGGTTTGCTGACGGAAACTTATCTTGAAGCACAGTATATTCATCAGCATAAGAAGAAATTTGCCTCCTTCGATCTGTCATATGGCGTTCAAGACCGCATAGCGCAGTTGATCTCGGAAGGCGACGTTTATGAGAGGATGGCCAAGTCTATCGCACCTGAAATCTACGGCCATCTCGATGTAAAGAAAtcgctgctgttgctgctggtTGGGGGTGTGGAGAAAAGAGTCGGTGATGGGATGGAAATTAGAGGTGACATTAACGTTTGTCTCATGGGAGATCCCGGTGTCGCTAAATCGCAACTACTGAAAGCCATCGTCAAAATCTCCCCGAGAGGCGTTTACACCACGGGTAAGGGTTCCTCTGGTGTTGGTTTGACCGCAGCAGTAATGAAAGACCCAGTCACCGACGAAATGATTCTAGAAGGTGGTGCGTTGGTCTTGGCCGATAATGGTATTTGTTGCATTGATGAATTCGACAAAATGGATGAAAGTGATAGAACAGTGATTCACGAAGTCATGGAGCAGCAAACAATTTCCATTTCCAAGGCTGGTATTAATACTACTTTGAATGCGAGAACTTCAATACTGGCTGCAGCAAATCCGCTGTATGGTCGGTATAACCCAAGGCTTTCGCCTTTAGAAAACATCAACTTGCCAGCTGCGTTGTTGTCCCGATTTGATGTGCTCTTCCTTTTGCTAGATATGCCTAACAGAgaacaagatgaaaagCTGGCAGAACACGTTGCATATGTGCATATGCACAATAAACAGCCTGATCTGGACTTTACTCCAATAGAACCTGCTAGAATGCGAGAGTATATTGCCATGGCAAAGACTAAAAGACCTGTCATGAGCGAAAGTGTTAATAAACATTTGGTTCAGGCTTATGTTCGACTAAGGCAGGACTCGAAAAGGGAGTTGGATTCAAAATTTTCGTTCGGCCAGGCAACGCCGAGAACGTTACTAGGAATAATAAGATTGTCTCAAGCGCTGGCTAAACTAAGACTGGCAGACACtgttgagattgatgaCGTGGAGGAGGCTCTCAGATTGGTAAAAGTCTCCAAGGAATCACTTTATCGGGACAACAGGCGTAGGAACCAGGAAGAGGAGAATCCAACCAcaaagattttcaataTAATTAAGAAGCTGGCTCAGGAATCGGGAAATGAGTTTAGACAAGCTCTGCCGTACGAGACAATCGTTAAAACCGTAAGATCTAGAGGCTTTACCATGGTACAACTGAATTCCTGTATTCAGGAATACAGCTACCTTAACGTTTGGCATTTGATTAACGACGGAACTCAGCTGAAGTTCGTTGACGACGGCTCCTTTGATGAGCCTTCACCAGAGCCTCCGAGAGTCGCCCAACCTGCATCGACAAACAATCAAACTGAGGTGAGAGCTGTTGAATCGGACTCAGAGATGCAAGACGCCTAG
- the RGL1 gene encoding Rgl1p (ancestral locus Anc_8.530), which translates to MTFPVISLKPSYNSVIRGCPGLPETLPRVECEFRVRSNDGKPFKIDKIEVALKCIESLNNQSHHSFSSKPKIEKTTVLYRKTIKMTEKRMLGIDIPFTIGLPDDIKETNLNSTFGRTVTVLECYAYYNGLEEPQSFSRTVNVEKYTLLPSSRLFPSIERRVYSPDKKFIVNYTVRNPCVTTDDVLHVDFELKPNAKLTNEGSAIASTPSIFNKKMKTRLKHAMVHLKEYLEVYDDGSGVNTGSGGVGNETRENLLCESVQPINELITRNGIKWSMDIKVFTKSKYFDEFERSLQEPPSLQRYAQNSVRTEQASSPKVTTELLKNKAGYGREIPFQYHTSITTTRGNLYRILHGITVKFKISNGKSFQINQSIDITPWEAVHLNTIEQLILQERETARYANQFYQNYGGLKRVPASTTLNNMKGHRIEYPPLPPVVYLHDHQTLKSLDIVYNSSTFTRIPLIE; encoded by the coding sequence ATGACCTTCCCTGTTATATCCTTGAAGCCAAGCTACAACTCTGTGATAAGAGGCTGTCCTGGGTTACCTGAAACGCTGCCGAGGGTGGAATGTGAGTTTAGAGTAAGGTCCAACGATGGCAAACCCTTTAAGATAGACAAGATAGAGGTTGCTTTGAAGTGCATAGAATCTCTGAATAACCAATCCCACCACTCATTTAGCTCAAAGCCGAAGATTGAGAAAACGACCGTTTTGTATAGGAAGACTATCAAGATGACAGAGAAGAGAATGCTGGGAATCGATATCCCTTTTACGATTGGCCTTCCTGATGACATAAAGGAGACGAATCTCAATAGCACTTTCGGTAGGACTGTCACGGTTTTAGAATGTTATGCCTATTATAATGGACTGGAAGAACCACAATCCTTTTCAAGAACCGTAAATGTCGAGAAGTATACCCTTCTACCAAGCAGCAGGCTCTTCCCAAGCATCGAGAGACGAGTGTACTCGCCAGACAAAAAATTTATTGTGAATTATACAGTCAGGAATCCCTGCGTCACTACTGATGATGTCCTCCATGTCGATTTTGAGTTGAAACCTAATGCAAAACTGACAAATGAAGGTTCAGCAATAGCCTCCACGCCTTCAATCTTCAATAAGAAAATGAAGACAAGGCTGAAACACGCTATGGTACACTTGAAGGAATACCTCGAGGTCTACGATGACGGCAGTGGCGTAAATACCGGCAGCGGAGGGGTCGGCAATGAAACCAGAGAGAACTTGTTGTGTGAGTCAGTACAACCGATCAATGAGCTAATAACTCGCAATGGGATAAAATGGTCCATGGACATCAAAGTCTTTACCAAAAGCAAGTATTTTGACGAGTTCGAGAGGTCATTGCAGGAACCGCCTTCTCTTCAGCGCTATGCCCAGAACAGTGTACGCACAGAGCAAGCGAGCAGCCCAAAGGTGACGACAGAACTTTTAAAGAATAAAGCTGGTTATGGCCGCGAAATACCGTTTCAATACCATACATCGATAACAACGACCCGAGGAAATCTCTACAGAATTTTGCATGGCATTACAGTGAAATTCAAGATAAGCAATGGGAAAAGCTTCCAGATTAATCAGTCGATCGACATTACACCGTGGGAAGCGGTACATCTCAACACCATCGAACAACTTATACTGCAAGAGCGAGAGACGGCCAGGTATGCGAACCAATTCTATCAGAATTACGGTGGACTAAAGCGAGTGCCGGCTTCGACAACGCTCAACAACATGAAGGGCCACAGGATCGAATACCCACCATTACCACCAGTGGTCTACCTCCATGACCATCAGACTCTCAAGAGCTTGGACATCGTCTACAACAGCAGTACCTTTACACGAATTCCCTTGATTGAATAA
- the VPS28 gene encoding ESCRT-I subunit protein VPS28 (ancestral locus Anc_8.529), whose protein sequence is MNEIPLFDRDTGPKEKELVETLSEIYSIIITIDQVERLYIKDVIGDEQQYTNLINKLLVRYKTLIANNENDPEFKRMFGSSIHEFTDKYNIIASNGVIRLEKGIPMTTEHNDGTSGNGSNYNAKNVAEATGNFITIMDALKLNYRTKDQLHPLLAELLLSINRVGPAQGPAASGDDEAAAGFEKDKKKLVEWIVKINRMKIDQELDDQEAKELLFDLDVAYKNFYSLLN, encoded by the coding sequence ATGAATGAGATTCCTTTGTTCGACCGGGATACTGGaccaaaagagaaagaactaGTAGAGACTCTATCTGAAATCTACTCGATAATAATAACGATTGATCAAGTTGAAAGACTGTACATCAAAGATGTTATTGGAGATGAGCAGCAATATACCAATCTAATCAACAAGCTCCTAGTGCGATATAAGACACTGATCGCTAACAATGAAAACGACCCTGAATTCAAGCGTATGTTTGGGTCCTCGATACATGAGTTCACAGACAAATACAATATAATTGCATCTAATGGTGTTATTAGACTAGAAAAGGGCATCCCTATGACGACCGAGCACAATGATGGTACATCTGGCAACGGCTCAAATTATAATGCTAAAAACGTGGCAGAGGCGACAGGGAATTTCATCACTATAATGGACGCATTGAAGCTAAACTACCGAACCAAGGACCAGCTACATCCCCTGCTGGCGGAACTGCTGCTTAGTATTAATCGAGTAGGGCCAGCACAGGGACCTGCGGCATCTGGAGACGACGAAGCCGCAGCCGGTTTCGAGAAAGATAAGAAAAAGCTAGTCGAGTGGATTGTTAAGATCAATAGGATGAAAATCGATCAAGAATTGgacgatcaagaagcaaaggaGCTGCTATTTGACCTTGATGTTGCGTACAAAAATTTTTATTCACTACTGAACTGA